The window CTTTAAATATAACAATTCAAATATCACTCTTGACTTAGATGTGGGAGTGCACAATATTACTATTGTATACAAAGGTAATGTCACATACAATGAATCCAAAACTCAAGTTGTAATGAAAGTATATGGAAATCATACACTTGAAGTTCCGGAAGTTGTTGTAAGTAATGGAACTACTGTTGAAATTCCGATTAAATTAACTGACGGAGTTGATGATTTTACCAGTTTATTAAATTCATCAAACACCAATGTTACATTAAAATATAATGAAACTAATGTTACTGTAGATGTGGATTGGAATCCGGTTAAGGACACCCATAAATTTACTTTTGACCTTAACAGAATAGTTCCAACTACATTAGTGATCAACTACACTGATGAAAATGGAAAATCAATTATTAAAAATGTTGCAATAAAATTCAGCACTCAAGTTCAAATTATCCCTGAAACTGTAAATATTACTGAAGGGGAAAATGCAACATTCATCGTGACTGTTATTGGTGCAGATGGAAAGAGAATCAATATCACTAAAGAGAATTTGACTATTACAAAAAGTGTTGCAAATAATAAATTTAATGAAACCACTGGTAATTTAACATTAATAGGTTTAACAAGGGGCGTTTACGACTTAACAATTACATTCAAAGGTAATGACCTCAATAATACATCTAAAGCCAATGTTATAATTAATGTTCGTGGCGCACCTGAAATTATTACCAATGGAACTTCAATCAATGTCAATTCCACCAAAAAAGGTGAAATTCAAATTATTAATATCACCAATGGAGTGGACACACTTGATTTCACTAAAGATGATTTGAACCTTACAGTAACATATAAAGATGGAAACGAAACCAAAAACATTACAATTGAATGGAACCTTGTGAATGGAACTGTTGCATTTACTCTTGAAAATGCTAACTTCACCACTGCAAACTTAACTATTGCATACAATAAAACCACTATTAAGAACATTACCCTTAATAGAATCTATAACGTTATAATTGAAGCAGTGAACACAGTTAATGAATACCATGACGGCAACTTCACATTCAAAGTAACTGATGTGGATGATAGTACAACCTCATTAAAAGGTAAAACATTATCATTAACCTTTAAAGGAAACATTCAAACAGGTTTCTCAACAACAATTGATGAAAATAACATAGGTTCCTATAAAACAGCTAATTTATACGTTTTCGATCAAAGTGGTGGCGGATTAAGCATGAAACAACTTGAAGTTGGAAACTACACTGTTGAAATGAGTGTTTCAGGTGCTTTAAAAGCTACAAAATTAACAACAAACATTACTGTTAAAAAAGCTAATATTAAAATTGAAATCGCTCCATATAAAGAATACTATGGAAGTGACAAAAACATCACAATCACTGTAACCAACGCTAATAGTGGACTCGCAGTTCCAGGAATCATTCTTAGATTGGACATGCCACAAACCAGCGGTAAAACTTATTACCTTCAAACTAACTCAGATGGTGTAGGTAGGATATCCGCTAAAGGTTTAATTGGTGGAGACTATGATTTAACAGTAAGCAACAATGATACTAAAAATATGAATAATGCTTCTACAAAAACCACTGTAACTGTTATGAAAATCCCAGTGAAAATTGCTGCTTCAGGATTAACAGTTTATTACAACACAGGAGCTACCGCAACAATCAAAGTAACTAAAGACGGCAAACCTGTAAGTGGAATGTACTTGCTTGTAAGACTTTACACAACTTCAACCAAATACGATGATTACCTTTTCCAAACAAACAGCAAAGGACAAGTCTCATTTAGCGCTTCCTTAACTGTTGGAAAACATAAGATGATCATAAATTCTGCTGACAATAGATATGGAGCTAGTCAAGTAACCAAAACAATTACAGTCAAAAAAGCTAGTGCAAAAATCACTGCTAAAAAAGTAACCGATTACTACAAAGGTGCCAAATACTTCACTGTAAAATTGACTAACACTAAAAATAAGAAGCCAATCTATGCCGCTAAATTAAACATAAAAGTCTTTGTTTCCAAAAACAGATACTACAACTACAACGGTAACACAGGTGCTAACGGTGAAATCAGATTATCCTTAGAAACATTAAAACCTGGAACCTATAAGGTTGTCGTATCAGGTGCTGACTCAAAAGACTTCACAGCTAAAGAAGTTACATCAAAGATTGTTATTAAAAAAGCACCAGCTAAATTAACTCCTAAAAAATTAACCGCTAAAAAAGGAGCTAAAAAATACTTTAAAGTCACTGTTAAAAACAAGAAGACTAAAAAAGTAATCAAAGGAGTTAAAGTTAAAATCAAAGTATATACCGGTAAAAAAGCAAAAACTTTCACTGCTAAAACCAATGCAAAAGGTATTGCTAAAATTTTAACTAACAAATTAAAAGTTGGAAAACATAAAGTTGTTGTTGCATCCGCTGACAAGTATGTTACAGCTAAAAAAGCAAAATCAACTATTAAAATCACAAAATAAGAGAATTATATTCTCTTAACCTTTTCTTTTTTTTAAAAAAAATTATTCTTTCTTATACTTGGCGTAGAAACCATCTGTATCAGCATATATTGTATAGAAACCAAATTCTTCGGCTTTTTTTATTGATGACTTGATATACTGTCTTCCCCATGAGGTAATCGCCTTTGCACATTCGAATGAATACCATCTGAAACGTGGAAAACCATAGATACCATACATGGTATTTGCAAGTCTTTTGATTGCCTGCTGCTGTACATTCAATGCTATTTTTTCCTGAGGATCATCTGTCGCTTTCATCTCACGCTTGATTCTGAACCTTTCCTGCAGGATCTTATCAATAACAGACGGAATAAAACCCTGTGGTGATTTCTTGAACTTGATTCCGTGCTCCGGAGATATGTTGTAGTCCTCCTCATTTTCAACATCACCCAATGTCATCACATCAGGAGATATGTTCTTTGAAATGATGATGCTCGGATACAGGCTCCTGAAGTCGAATTGCACCAGGTTTTCGTGAAGTCCCTTTTCAGGTTCCCTAACGTAACCCCCTTCATTGTCTTCTGCTGATGCACGGTCTGCAAAGTTTGATCCCTGCTTATTCGGAACGACCTCCTCATCAAAGTAGGCCTGCTTTACTAAAAACCATTCTGCCTGTTGGCCTGTTGCCATACGTGAAACATCAAATAAAGGTTGACCTATTATACGTGTAAGTTCCAAGTTTAGCGGCAATGTCTGTTCCGCAATTTTTAAGGTTGACACCACATCATCCAAGGAATAATCAAAGAGATTGTCCAACTCTTCACCTCCGTTGTCCCAGAATTCAAATATTCTTTCTCCCGGAACATCGATTTTCTCCTCGCCAAAGAGCTCATAGTAAACCCTTTCCAATGTATATCTGTCAAGGGTCATGTACCTTCTCATGACAAGGTATAAGTCAACGTGAATCAATCCTTTAAATGATGCCGCATTGGCATATCCCCTTCGGATAAATTTGACATCAGATTCATCCATTCCAATATCCAAATCAACCCCCAATATCTTAGCACGGTCCTTGAGATATGGGAAGTCAAAGTTATCGGAGTTATATCCTACGATAATGTCCACATTATTCTCCTTGATTATGTTTACAAACTCCTCAATCATAGCCCTTTCAGATTCGACCTGATTTACGAAATCATCCCTGTCAGGAGAGTTTGTTTTTGTGGAGATTACCTGATTTATTCCGAAGTTGCTTGAAACCCCTATCATGATGATTTCATCCTCCTCTGAGTTGGGCATTCCATGAGGGTTTCTGACTTCAAGGTCAAAGCTCAATATTCTGAATTTTTGAGGATAGTCAGGCAACCTTTCAAGCGGCTGTGTTAATTTGATAATCTCTACGTCCTGTTTTGATGAATCCAAATCTAGAAATGAATCCAGCTTATCCCCAATTGCGGTAACTTCAGTCATAGGAATCACATCACGGTCCATCAGGTACCTTCTGTAGAATGGGATATCGAATTCCCTTATCTGGATGACTGATTCCAGATCCCTTAAGTCATCCCTTTTTTTGGCCAATTCCTGAGGATGCTTGAATGTGACCTTGATGAATTCCGATTCTATTTGGAAATCCTTCTTAATCACCCTTTCGATATTGACAACATCAATATTTTCCTCAATCTCAGCCATGCATTCCTCAACATCGTCGCTTACAACATACAGATATGGCTCGAAGGTGTCATCTATCAAAACTATGTTCTTATCGCCTTCCTTTGAAAACAATCTGATTACAGGCTTGTCTTCATAAGTTACATAATCTATATCCAGGATGACAACATTTCTCTGCATTTAATTATCCCCTATGAGGTATTCTTTTCTATAATTGTCCAAAACGGTATATGTTATTCCCAAAATCAAAGGACCTACAATGAATCCTACAATTCCATAAACAAGAGGACCTGATAAAAATCCTACCAACAGAATCAGCGGGTGTATATCAGCATAATGGCTTGATAGTGCCGGCCTTATGTACATGTCGATTGTGCTTAGGAAGAATCCAAAGAGTAAAACGATTATTGCCCTTGGATAGTTTCCAGACAGGATATCCATAAAGAACAATGCCCAGTAGATTGGCCATGGCCCGAATACAGGAATCAACTGCAGTATTCCGGTGAGCACACCCAAGAATATCCCATATGGATAGCCCAAAAGGGAATAGCCTATGGCCGCAAATATTCCGATTATGACTGATGTCAGGAAGTGTCCATAGAATATGCTTCTCAAAACGTCCTTGACTGACTCAACAGTCCTGTCAAAGAAGTCCTTGGAATCGTCAGGGACAAATGACTTTATGAACTCCAGGCACTTGTCTCCATCACGGACAAAGTAGAACACTGAACATACCAGTATGAACAGATCCAGTGTGACATTCATCAGGCTGCTTGCAAATTTGACCAGATAATTTAGAACATAGGTCCCTATTTCGCGAGCTGAAGAATAAATGGATGCAGAAATTGAATTTATGTCCAAACCACCAGGTATATACTGGGATAAGGATGAGATTGCCGCATTTACTCCCGCATCAGAATTAGTGGCTAAAAAACCAGTCAGTATGCCTGTGACTTCCATGACTATATAGGCGATTAAAAGTATCAACGGTATCAGAATGACTACCATTGCAAGTAAAATAGAAATTGAAGGGAATTTTAATTTTGATTGGATTTTACGTGCAACCGGGCGGACTCCATAAGCCAGTATTGCGCCCAAGATTATCATGTTCAAAACGGGAAAGACTATCATCAGTGAAACAACCAGCAAAAACAGTATCAGCAGCACTGGTGGAGTCAAATATTCCTTAATGTCAATTCCCATCTTAACAGTCCCCCATTAGTATTTAACGCCTGAAGCGTCTCTTCTGTATTTTGCAAATTCAGTGATCTGATTTATCTTGTCATTTTCAAAAACCGGACCTTCCACACAGATTCTCCATCCTTCGCTGTCGACACAACACTGACCACACACTCCCAGGGCACATTTCATGTATCTCTCAAGGGAATATTGGCCCGGTATTTCGGATGCTTCAAGAATCTCGAAGATTCCTTTCATCATTATCTCAGGTCCGCACACAAATGCATAATCGTAGGTCGCATCTTCAAGCAAATCCTCAAGGCAATTTGTTGCAAATCCTTCAAATCCAAAACTTCCATCATCTGTGCAAGGATAAACATTGACCCCAATATCCTTCAATGAATCCAAGAACAATAACTCATCCTTGGTTTGGGCGGCTGAAATGACGCTGACATCATTATCTTTAGCCAAATAGCTGGCAATGGCATTTACAGGGGCCATACCGACTCCACCACCTATTGCGATTATCCTTTTGCCCTTGAATGAGTTGTCGAAACCGTGACCGTAACTGCCCCTAACACCAATCTGGCTTCCAACTTCCAAATCGTGCAATTGTGATGTGAACTCCCCGATATTCTTAACGGTGATTGCCAGTTCATTGTCGTTAATCTGTGAAATGGACATCGGTTTTTCATTATTGAAGTTCCAAATCATCAGGAACTCACCTGGATTAGGACGTCCAAGCTTTTCAAAATCCCAATTGAACTTGAAGGTCTTAATGGTAGGAGTCTCCTCAATGATTTCAGTGATTTCAACTATTTTAGGTTCATTAATCATGTGCTATCCCCACCATTTCATCAATTGAGTTATAACCTTTCTCGGCCATGAACTTCTCCAATCCTTCATTGATCTTGGCGAATACATCTACTCCCTCATCCATGATTGCGGTACCAATCTGCACTGCGCGTGCACCTGCAAATATGAACTCCACAACATCCTCAAAGGTATATATTCCCCCAACACCAATCAATGGAATGTCCACCGCCTCGTAAACTGAATAAACGTTACGCACTGCAATCGGCTTTATGGCCCTTCCGCTCATTCCACCGAACTTGTTTGACAAAACAGGTTTTGCAACATCAATATTGATTTTCATGCCCGGACCTAAAGTGTTTATTAAGGACAGGCAATCCGCACCTGCGTCCTCACATGTCTTGGCTATTTCAGTAATGTCTGTGACATTAGGAGTCAATTTGGCTATAATCGGAACATCACTTGCATCAGCTGAAGCTGAGACAATGGTATGTGACAGGTCACAGCTTTGACCGATGGATGCCCCATAACCATCCATTGCATGAGGACAGGAGATGTTCAGCTCAATCATGTCGACATATTCCTGAACTTCCTCAACCAATTTGGAAAATTCATCAGGTGTTGCGCCATAGATTGAGGCGATTACCACATTGTCTTCCCTTTCAATTTTCTTCAGTTCCTCTTTGAAGTTTTCAACACCTGGATTTGAAAGGCCGATTGCATTGATTATGCCTCCTTCAACAGCCACTGTTGTCGGGTTGACATATCCAGGATGAGGATTAAGTGAAAATGATTTGGACACAACCCCTCCGGCACCGGATTTTAAAATCCAATTCATTGATGAGGCATTGCTTCCCATTATTCCCGCAGCCAACATCAATGGATTTTGAAATTCCACTCCGCAAATATTTGTTTTCAACATAATATCAACTTTGTAATTAATTATTTAATTAGTTTTTGTAAATTTATCAATAATCTCTTGATATTTTTCATTTTGCAATTTTAAACTGATTATATTGGTCTTGTTTGATTTTACTGTCTCTTCATTTGATTTTATCAAATTGGCAATTTGCTCATCCTGCTTTTGAATGATAGCGTCCTTTTGGGCAAGCAAATCCTCATATGTTTTAGAGATTTTTTTGAGCTGGACATCAAGATTCTCGGTATTCCTGCCTAACTGCTCCTTATAGTCATCAATCAGGGCCCTCAAGTACTTTACCTGGTCATGCTTGTCCTCGATGATGGCTTCCTTTTCCCTGATTTTTTCCTGCAAATCGTCAAGCTCATTGATTCTTGCCTTGTCATAATCGATTTTGGTGTCGAGCTTGTCCTCCAAATTCTTTTTCTCATATTTTAATTTGGTGGAATACAATTTCAGCTTGTTGATCTGCTCGTTTTTTTCCTGAAGCTCCATATTGAGCTCATCGATTTCTGCATTCTTAAGTTCCAACTCATATCTTAAATCATCCAAACTCTCTTTTGACATACAGTTAATAGTTTAAATTTCATGATAAAAATAGTTTAAAGATATCTTAAAAATTTTGTAAAAAAAAGTTTTTAAAGGAATAGAGCCAGAATCGAATGATTCCAACCCCATTAATTCAATATATTTCACATGTATTGATTAAATTAAATATATGCTAAAAATCATATATATAATTTCCTCTGATATAAATGCAGGAAGGACGCCACTAGAGAGAAAATACCAAAACTCGTTCCTTTGCATTCAACAACCAATTACCGCCCTAGAAATCATTCATTTAAAAATCATGATAATGATTTTGATGATTTCCAAAGTTAATTCTAAAATAATTTTCCAGTCTTTTTTCATCAAATCACATGTGAAATTAATTGAGATATTTTAAGTTTAAGTGGCTAAAACCTACAATATCTGTATTAAATAACGAAATATATGAATTAAACAGTTAAAAAATCTTAAATATTTATTTAAACATGTTAAATTGCGTTAAAATATAAAAATTGCATCAAATATGAAAATTTTTAAAATATTGAAAATGCTTATTAAAAATAAAATAGATAATTAACCTTATGGAATGCTATATTACTTATTGCGTTAAGGGATTTCTAGCCTTTAACAGTGAAAACGAATTGATTTCAGAAAAGTTATTTCCGGAAGATGAAATACTTAACAGATTGGCCGATATCGATGATAAAAAAATCGTGCCTGAAGAAACGGAAATAATCGATGAAGTTTCCAATGACTATGATGAAATCATTATCGAATCCAACAAAAGAAGGTCAGATTACGGCAATGAAAAAGTCAACATCAAAACTCCAAATCCTGCCGGAGAATATCTGAGAAGCAATTATGAGGAATTCGGATTGGACAGTGAGGAAATAACCGAAATCTACAGAAATCTGGCGATTTACAGAATCAAGAAGGAATCCTCCTCTGAAGACAAACACCTGATTCAGGCAATCAATACCATCGATGAGATTGATGAAAGCATTTCCAAACAAATTGAAAGAATCCGTGAATGGTATGCATTGTATTTCCCGGAAATGGAAGTCATCAGAAACAATGAGACCTACATCAGACTTATATCAGAAAACAAAAGCAAGGATGAAATCATAAAGGCAAAGCCTGAAGCATTCCCGGACGACATGATTGACTTGGAGGAAGACATAAATCCGAAAGACATAGAAATAATGAACAATTATGCAAATTCAATCTATGAGATGCAGCAGACAAGAAAGAATCTTGAGGAATATGTTGACTTTAAAATGCAGGACATAGCACCTAACTTGAGACTACTGGTCGGATCATCTCTTGGAGCCAAGCTGATTTCACATGCCGGAGGGCTTAAGAGGCTTGCTGTCTACCCATCAAGCACCGTCCAGATAATGGGAGCTGAAAAGGCACTGTTCAGACACCTGAAAAGTGGAGACCGTCCACCAAAATACGGTTTGATATATCAGCACCCACAGGTTCGCGGAGCAAAATGGTGGAACCGTGGAAAAATTGCCAGAATGCTTGCAGGAATGATATCACATGCCGCAAGACGAGATGTATTTACTAAGACATTCGATGAAAATGCCTTTGATGAATTTATCAAAAAAGCTGAAGAAATCGAAAAGAATAATCCTTTTCCAACCAAAACCACTAAAAAACGAAATGAAGAAAGGTCAAAAGGCAAAAACAAGAAGAGAAAAGGTAAAAAGAAAAGGAAGAGGAGATAATCATGAAAGTTTATTTTAAAGACGGGAACGTTGCAACCAAAAATTTGACTCCAGGAATATCAGTCTATGGAGAAGAATTGATCCAGGAAGATGTGGAATATAGAATCTGGAATCCTAGACGTTCAAAATTGGCTGCGGCACTCTTAAATGGATTGGAAAATCTGGACCTCCAGGAGACTTCAAAAGTCCTATA of the Methanobrevibacter thaueri genome contains:
- a CDS encoding DNA-directed DNA polymerase — its product is MQRNVVILDIDYVTYEDKPVIRLFSKEGDKNIVLIDDTFEPYLYVVSDDVEECMAEIEENIDVVNIERVIKKDFQIESEFIKVTFKHPQELAKKRDDLRDLESVIQIREFDIPFYRRYLMDRDVIPMTEVTAIGDKLDSFLDLDSSKQDVEIIKLTQPLERLPDYPQKFRILSFDLEVRNPHGMPNSEEDEIIMIGVSSNFGINQVISTKTNSPDRDDFVNQVESERAMIEEFVNIIKENNVDIIVGYNSDNFDFPYLKDRAKILGVDLDIGMDESDVKFIRRGYANAASFKGLIHVDLYLVMRRYMTLDRYTLERVYYELFGEEKIDVPGERIFEFWDNGGEELDNLFDYSLDDVVSTLKIAEQTLPLNLELTRIIGQPLFDVSRMATGQQAEWFLVKQAYFDEEVVPNKQGSNFADRASAEDNEGGYVREPEKGLHENLVQFDFRSLYPSIIISKNISPDVMTLGDVENEEDYNISPEHGIKFKKSPQGFIPSVIDKILQERFRIKREMKATDDPQEKIALNVQQQAIKRLANTMYGIYGFPRFRWYSFECAKAITSWGRQYIKSSIKKAEEFGFYTIYADTDGFYAKYKKE
- a CDS encoding AI-2E family transporter, which codes for MGIDIKEYLTPPVLLILFLLVVSLMIVFPVLNMIILGAILAYGVRPVARKIQSKLKFPSISILLAMVVILIPLILLIAYIVMEVTGILTGFLATNSDAGVNAAISSLSQYIPGGLDINSISASIYSSAREIGTYVLNYLVKFASSLMNVTLDLFILVCSVFYFVRDGDKCLEFIKSFVPDDSKDFFDRTVESVKDVLRSIFYGHFLTSVIIGIFAAIGYSLLGYPYGIFLGVLTGILQLIPVFGPWPIYWALFFMDILSGNYPRAIIVLLFGFFLSTIDMYIRPALSSHYADIHPLILLVGFLSGPLVYGIVGFIVGPLILGITYTVLDNYRKEYLIGDN
- a CDS encoding dihydroorotate dehydrogenase electron transfer subunit; this encodes MINEPKIVEITEIIEETPTIKTFKFNWDFEKLGRPNPGEFLMIWNFNNEKPMSISQINDNELAITVKNIGEFTSQLHDLEVGSQIGVRGSYGHGFDNSFKGKRIIAIGGGVGMAPVNAIASYLAKDNDVSVISAAQTKDELLFLDSLKDIGVNVYPCTDDGSFGFEGFATNCLEDLLEDATYDYAFVCGPEIMMKGIFEILEASEIPGQYSLERYMKCALGVCGQCCVDSEGWRICVEGPVFENDKINQITEFAKYRRDASGVKY
- a CDS encoding dihydroorotate dehydrogenase, with translation MLKTNICGVEFQNPLMLAAGIMGSNASSMNWILKSGAGGVVSKSFSLNPHPGYVNPTTVAVEGGIINAIGLSNPGVENFKEELKKIEREDNVVIASIYGATPDEFSKLVEEVQEYVDMIELNISCPHAMDGYGASIGQSCDLSHTIVSASADASDVPIIAKLTPNVTDITEIAKTCEDAGADCLSLINTLGPGMKINIDVAKPVLSNKFGGMSGRAIKPIAVRNVYSVYEAVDIPLIGVGGIYTFEDVVEFIFAGARAVQIGTAIMDEGVDVFAKINEGLEKFMAEKGYNSIDEMVGIAHD
- a CDS encoding coiled-coil domain-containing protein, which gives rise to MSKESLDDLRYELELKNAEIDELNMELQEKNEQINKLKLYSTKLKYEKKNLEDKLDTKIDYDKARINELDDLQEKIREKEAIIEDKHDQVKYLRALIDDYKEQLGRNTENLDVQLKKISKTYEDLLAQKDAIIQKQDEQIANLIKSNEETVKSNKTNIISLKLQNEKYQEIIDKFTKTN
- a CDS encoding NOP5/NOP56 family protein; the protein is MECYITYCVKGFLAFNSENELISEKLFPEDEILNRLADIDDKKIVPEETEIIDEVSNDYDEIIIESNKRRSDYGNEKVNIKTPNPAGEYLRSNYEEFGLDSEEITEIYRNLAIYRIKKESSSEDKHLIQAINTIDEIDESISKQIERIREWYALYFPEMEVIRNNETYIRLISENKSKDEIIKAKPEAFPDDMIDLEEDINPKDIEIMNNYANSIYEMQQTRKNLEEYVDFKMQDIAPNLRLLVGSSLGAKLISHAGGLKRLAVYPSSTVQIMGAEKALFRHLKSGDRPPKYGLIYQHPQVRGAKWWNRGKIARMLAGMISHAARRDVFTKTFDENAFDEFIKKAEEIEKNNPFPTKTTKKRNEERSKGKNKKRKGKKKRKRR